In one window of Mytilus galloprovincialis chromosome 6, xbMytGall1.hap1.1, whole genome shotgun sequence DNA:
- the LOC143080330 gene encoding sex peptide receptor-like, which translates to MTENATGNPNGTPPFMNLRMMTPIEYAVPINGYFSPILICFTVVTNILVVVVLLKKHMRTPTNAILAGMAVSDMFTGLIPLPVFIYFFSLGNYREKVPLNWCVIYVYFGEYIPTIFHTASIWLTMALAIQRYIYICHSFQARKWCTMQNVLLGTAIIYAIATLAQVSRFLEEEYIDFEAPSNVNPNVTVNACVRVLKPWVRNHMDLYYNVYFWFRVICIHLIPCTFLVVLNALLILTMRQAQIRRMQLLKQNKKSESRKLKDSNCTTLMLVAVVGLFLLVEFPMGIIMILNIVQNTFEHVNICDDRTFAIMSLMSNFFILLSYPLNFFIYCGMSRQFRETFKRMFIGGSMPIDRECSQYMTLPIENGNKTQMTVGGGETVL; encoded by the coding sequence ATGACGGAAAATGCAACAGGAAACCCGAACGGAACGCCGCCATTCATGAATCTAAGGATGATGACGCCTATTGAATATGCCGTACCAATAAACGGATACTTTTCACCGATTTTGATATGCTTCACTGTGGTAACAAATATATTAGTCGTAGTGGTGCTTCTAAAGAAACATATGCGTACCCCAACAAATGCAATTCTCGCCGGAATGGCTGTGTCCGACATGTTTACTGGACTTATCCCTTTAccagtattcatttattttttttcacttggAAATTATAGGGAAAAGGTGCCATTGAACTGGTGCGTTATCTATGTGTATTTCGGAGAATATATTCCAACAATATTCCACACGGCATCAATATGGCTGACAATGGCGTTGGCAATTCAgcgatatatttatatttgtcattCTTTCCAAGCCCGTAAATGGTGTACAATGCAAAACGTTTTATTAGGAACCGCAATTATATATGCTATTGCAACTTTAGCACAGGTTTCGCGGTTCCTAGAAGAGGAGTATATAGATTTTGAAGCTCCCTCAAATGTAAACCCAAATGTAACTGTAAATGCATGTGTTAGAGTCCTTAAACCCTGGGTTAGGAATCACATGGATCTTTATTACAATGTATACTTCTGGTTCCGAGTCATATGTATTCATCTGATACCCTGTACATTTTTAGTAGTCCTTAATGCTCTGTTAATATTAACAATGCGACAGGCACAAATTAGAAGGATGCAgttgttaaaacaaaacaaaaagagtGAGTCCAGAAAGCTTAAAGACAGCAACTGTACAACTTTAATGCTGGTTGCTGTTGTCGGATTGTTTCTATTGGTTGAATTTCCAATGGGAATTATCATGATACTAAACATTGTTCAAAATACATTCGAGCATGTTAATATTTGTGATGATAGGACCTTCGCCATTATGTCACTTATGTCCAATTTCTTCATTTTGCTAAGTTATCctctgaatttttttatttattgtggaATGAGCCGACAGTTTCGAGAAACATTCAAGAGAATGTTCATTGGCGGGAGTATGCCAATAGATCGGGAATGCTCTCAGTATATGACGCTTCCAATCGAAAACGGAAACAAGACTCAGATGACGGTAGGAGGAGGAGAAACTGTTCTGTGA